The Virgibacillus sp. MSP4-1 genome has a segment encoding these proteins:
- a CDS encoding NAD(P)/FAD-dependent oxidoreductase translates to MENQPNDLYDVTIIGGGPAGLFSAFYSGMREMKTKVIEYLPFLGGKVPYFYPEKIIRDIGGIPQISGETLTEQLVEQAMTFHPSVVLGEQCNELEQLGDGTFVLTSDNGNRHYTRTVILATGFGALKSVKLDVSNAHEFEGHNLRYSPKRLHQYKGKHVLISGGGNSAVDWANELEAIAEQVTLVYRKNDFSGIESNISKMKDSSVHVKTPYLINGLKGDGGEVTQAELKNVETGETEVLSVDEIIVNHGFEINLGKIGQWGLKMEDGGFRVNGKMETSIPGVFAVGDIADYENKLPLIAGGFNEGPIAVNNAKKHIHPDKELSHLYSTQVGACHHPNFVE, encoded by the coding sequence GTGGAAAATCAACCGAACGACCTATATGATGTAACCATAATAGGAGGAGGACCTGCAGGACTATTTTCGGCCTTCTACAGTGGCATGCGCGAAATGAAGACAAAAGTAATCGAATACTTACCCTTTTTAGGTGGGAAGGTTCCCTATTTTTATCCTGAAAAGATTATTCGGGATATTGGCGGAATTCCTCAAATATCAGGTGAAACATTAACAGAGCAATTGGTTGAACAGGCCATGACATTTCATCCTTCCGTTGTTTTAGGTGAGCAGTGTAATGAACTCGAGCAGTTGGGTGATGGAACGTTTGTTTTAACAAGTGATAATGGGAACAGGCACTATACACGGACGGTGATTCTTGCAACCGGCTTTGGGGCTTTGAAATCGGTGAAACTTGATGTATCAAATGCACATGAATTTGAAGGCCATAATCTACGCTATTCTCCTAAACGTTTACATCAGTATAAAGGCAAGCATGTGCTGATTTCCGGTGGAGGAAACTCTGCTGTTGATTGGGCGAATGAGTTAGAAGCGATTGCGGAACAAGTAACGCTGGTCTATCGAAAGAACGATTTTTCCGGAATTGAGAGCAATATTTCTAAAATGAAGGATTCATCGGTTCATGTAAAAACCCCATATTTAATCAATGGTTTAAAAGGTGATGGGGGAGAGGTTACACAGGCTGAGCTTAAGAATGTGGAAACAGGAGAGACAGAGGTTTTATCTGTTGATGAGATTATTGTTAATCATGGCTTTGAAATTAATCTGGGTAAAATTGGCCAATGGGGGTTGAAGATGGAAGATGGAGGCTTTCGGGTAAATGGTAAAATGGAAACTTCCATTCCAGGTGTTTTTGCCGTAGGAGATATTGCAGACTACGAAAACAAACTCCCATTAATTGCAGGTGGATTTAATGAGGGACCTATTGCGGTGAACAATGCAAAGAAACACATTCATCCGGATAAAGAACTCAGTCATTTGTATTCTACTCAGGTAGGTGCCTGTCACCACCCGAATTTTGTCGAATAA
- a CDS encoding helix-turn-helix transcriptional regulator: MAIIINIDVMLAKRKMSVTELSERVGITMANLSILKNGKAKAIRLSTLDSICKALDCQPGDLLEYREEEKD, from the coding sequence ATGGCAATTATCATTAATATTGACGTAATGCTTGCGAAACGAAAAATGAGTGTAACAGAACTTTCGGAAAGAGTTGGAATCACGATGGCAAACCTTTCTATACTAAAAAACGGGAAGGCAAAAGCAATCAGGCTCTCAACATTAGATTCTATCTGTAAAGCCTTAGATTGCCAGCCCGGAGATCTCTTAGAATACAGAGAAGAAGAAAAAGATTAG
- a CDS encoding iron-hydroxamate ABC transporter substrate-binding protein: MYKFNKIRLMLSIILLTSILIVAGCSESNTEESKNDTDGNNQITVDSKMGEVTLPSDAERIIAPYHEDTLLALGVTPVAKWAIGNQVQNYLEEDLKDAPKIEWNMPVEQVLKHQPDLIILEHGIDSYEGSYEDYKKIAPTFVMKEETTNSWRKQLEVFGEILNKEDKATEVLNQYNDKVKEAKDQLSQTVGDETVAVIWATGNQFFLFEKNRHSAEVLYSELGITPPELVKNLGDAQTKWNPISLEKLSELKADHVFLLAAEGEQGITTLKNSAVWQSTPAAENGNVYILNDQSNWTNRGLIASQETIKDVMEYLGE; the protein is encoded by the coding sequence ATGTATAAATTTAACAAAATTCGTTTGATGTTGAGTATAATTTTGTTAACCTCGATTCTCATTGTTGCTGGATGCAGCGAAAGTAACACAGAAGAAAGTAAAAATGATACTGATGGAAACAACCAAATCACTGTTGACAGTAAAATGGGAGAAGTTACCCTTCCCAGTGATGCTGAACGAATTATCGCACCCTACCATGAAGATACCCTCCTTGCATTAGGAGTGACTCCCGTTGCAAAATGGGCAATTGGAAATCAAGTACAAAATTACTTGGAAGAAGATTTGAAGGATGCACCCAAAATTGAATGGAATATGCCTGTAGAACAGGTTTTAAAGCATCAGCCTGATTTGATCATTTTGGAACATGGAATTGACAGCTATGAAGGCTCCTATGAAGACTACAAAAAAATTGCTCCTACTTTTGTTATGAAAGAAGAAACAACCAATAGCTGGCGTAAACAGTTGGAAGTATTTGGGGAAATTCTTAACAAAGAGGACAAAGCAACAGAGGTCCTAAATCAATATAACGATAAAGTAAAAGAGGCTAAAGATCAGCTTTCCCAAACTGTTGGAGATGAAACCGTGGCCGTTATATGGGCAACTGGAAATCAATTCTTCCTTTTTGAAAAAAATCGTCACAGCGCTGAAGTTCTGTATTCCGAACTGGGAATTACCCCGCCTGAACTGGTCAAAAATCTGGGGGATGCTCAGACTAAATGGAATCCTATTTCCCTGGAAAAACTGTCCGAGTTAAAAGCCGATCATGTCTTTCTTCTTGCTGCAGAAGGTGAACAGGGAATCACTACCCTGAAAAACAGTGCAGTATGGCAGAGCACCCCAGCTGCCGAAAACGGAAATGTCTATATACTCAACGACCAAAGCAACTGGACGAACCGAGGTTTGATTGCCTCACAGGAAACCATTAAGGATGTCATGGAATACCTGGGAGAATAG
- the ribF gene encoding riboflavin biosynthesis protein RibF — protein sequence MEIINVNEKQHVEAPPLTLAIGNFDGVHKGHQVILQKAREQRKDGETLAVMGFADHPLRVLKNDQEFDKKITPEQEKLHLLERFGVERYYRLKIMKDDIKTTFWEFVFKQLSKLKVNRIVIGEDTDYDEASHTEFLNVCDRQGIEVTVVPKVKVNGTNISSRTIRDYIKEGLMDPVHALLGRPFKVTGTVVHGEKMGRKLGFPTLNLGEVDSYVVPKPGVYLGIVGIHKNGVISEYWNTLISAGYRPAVNGQRYLIEAHLLNFSGDLYGKTVSVSFLRFMREELNFDNLDALVEQMEQDKIEGQNLMGSSS from the coding sequence ATGGAAATAATAAATGTAAATGAAAAACAGCACGTGGAAGCCCCTCCGCTAACACTGGCGATCGGCAATTTTGATGGTGTACATAAGGGGCATCAGGTAATTCTTCAAAAAGCAAGAGAACAGAGGAAGGACGGAGAAACCTTAGCTGTAATGGGTTTTGCAGATCACCCGCTTAGGGTGTTAAAAAATGATCAGGAATTTGATAAGAAAATTACCCCGGAACAGGAGAAGCTTCATTTGCTTGAACGATTTGGGGTAGAAAGATATTATCGTTTAAAAATAATGAAGGATGACATTAAAACAACCTTTTGGGAATTTGTTTTTAAGCAATTATCAAAGCTAAAGGTTAATCGAATTGTCATAGGTGAGGATACTGATTATGACGAGGCCTCCCATACAGAGTTCCTGAACGTTTGCGATCGGCAGGGAATTGAAGTAACTGTGGTCCCAAAAGTGAAGGTGAATGGGACAAACATCAGCAGCAGGACAATTCGGGATTATATTAAAGAAGGACTGATGGATCCTGTTCATGCCTTGCTGGGACGTCCATTCAAGGTAACAGGTACGGTCGTTCATGGGGAAAAAATGGGTCGGAAACTTGGCTTTCCTACTCTGAATCTTGGTGAGGTCGATTCTTATGTTGTTCCAAAGCCCGGTGTTTATTTGGGGATTGTCGGGATTCATAAAAATGGGGTTATTTCGGAGTACTGGAATACACTCATAAGCGCGGGATATCGACCTGCTGTAAATGGACAGAGATATCTGATTGAAGCCCACCTGCTCAATTTCTCCGGAGATCTATACGGCAAAACTGTCTCCGTTTCATTTTTACGTTTCATGAGAGAAGAATTAAATTTTGATAACCTGGATGCCCTGGTAGAGCAAATGGAGCAGGACAAGATAGAAGGACAAAATTTGATGGGTTCTTCTTCTTAA
- a CDS encoding GyrI-like domain-containing protein — MNYEIVTLPAYRAIGLKWEGTFSEIVPNLKNTISLMKGRAGELDHKVNPDVQLGLSYHVIENGFVHYSVFEVSEAQEVPDEMLEIRIPEWTYMKAGHKKGEDIAQTYSALHQWLFDSEYRAYREPGVDYYDPYMPIKHEYYPADQNPDDPHFDIYIPITKK, encoded by the coding sequence ATGAACTACGAAATTGTAACCTTACCAGCCTATAGGGCAATTGGTTTAAAGTGGGAAGGGACATTTTCTGAAATCGTGCCAAATTTGAAAAATACGATTTCTCTTATGAAAGGACGTGCAGGTGAGCTGGACCATAAGGTGAATCCTGATGTTCAGTTAGGTCTGTCCTATCATGTCATTGAAAATGGCTTTGTACATTACTCGGTTTTTGAGGTGAGTGAGGCACAGGAAGTTCCTGATGAGATGCTGGAAATAAGAATTCCTGAGTGGACATATATGAAGGCTGGTCATAAAAAAGGAGAGGACATTGCGCAGACGTACTCTGCATTACATCAATGGCTGTTTGACAGTGAATATAGGGCTTATAGAGAGCCAGGTGTCGATTACTATGATCCATATATGCCGATTAAACATGAATATTACCCCGCTGATCAGAATCCGGACGATCCTCATTTTGATATTTATATTCCGATTACAAAAAAATGA
- a CDS encoding iron ABC transporter permease, protein MNVSSQKKNKRFPSLVLLLSSLILIMFFVTLSTGVIPISPMEVIQTLLLQGTDQQELVLFDFRLPRIVLAILIGAGLSVSGVILQAVTHNELAEPGILGINTGAGLAVVLFIYFFQDTLGANMSTFVMPLFALIGALLAALLIYVIAWKNGVSPIRLVLVGIGVNAGFSAALIIFQLQMDPQNFRQATVWLSGDIWNPGWMSVLALLPWILILSSYALYKSSVLNVLHMGDDVAAGLGAKVEKERRILLIIAVGLAGASVAAGGAIAFLGLIVPHIVRKLIGPLHQYIIPVSTLMGALLLMTADAIGRNILTPTQVPVGIVVSILSAPYFVYLLMKSK, encoded by the coding sequence ATGAATGTATCCAGCCAAAAGAAGAACAAACGCTTCCCCAGCTTAGTACTTTTACTTAGTTCACTTATTTTGATTATGTTTTTTGTAACTTTAAGTACGGGAGTCATCCCGATTTCGCCAATGGAAGTCATTCAGACCCTGCTTCTTCAGGGGACGGATCAGCAGGAACTTGTCTTATTTGATTTTCGATTACCTAGAATTGTTCTGGCTATTCTCATTGGAGCCGGGTTGTCCGTATCCGGGGTGATTCTCCAGGCTGTGACACATAATGAACTTGCTGAACCAGGTATTCTTGGTATTAATACGGGGGCAGGACTAGCTGTCGTGTTATTTATTTACTTTTTCCAGGATACATTGGGGGCAAATATGTCTACTTTTGTCATGCCATTATTTGCTTTGATTGGTGCGTTACTTGCCGCACTGCTGATCTATGTAATAGCCTGGAAAAATGGGGTCAGTCCGATCCGCCTTGTTTTAGTAGGGATTGGCGTAAATGCTGGGTTCAGTGCTGCACTCATCATTTTCCAGCTGCAAATGGATCCTCAGAATTTCAGGCAGGCAACCGTCTGGCTATCGGGGGATATTTGGAATCCCGGCTGGATGTCTGTATTAGCCCTGCTTCCATGGATTTTGATCCTGAGTTCCTACGCTCTTTACAAATCGAGTGTTTTGAATGTCTTACATATGGGAGATGATGTAGCTGCGGGGCTTGGTGCGAAGGTTGAAAAAGAAAGACGAATTCTGCTCATCATTGCGGTTGGGTTGGCAGGTGCCAGTGTAGCAGCTGGAGGGGCCATTGCTTTTCTCGGATTAATAGTTCCTCATATTGTACGAAAATTAATCGGCCCTCTACATCAATACATTATTCCTGTTTCTACTTTGATGGGGGCGTTATTGTTAATGACAGCAGACGCCATCGGAAGGAATATATTAACTCCGACTCAGGTTCCAGTAGGTATTGTTGTATCCATTCTAAGTGCACCATATTTTGTTTATCTTTTAATGAAATCGAAGTAA
- a CDS encoding DUF2975 domain-containing protein, with the protein MKRGSTLFLKIAVILIGMPVLALCIWLLPQIAAEAFEQAAKGAELGYIVITILTIMYLSAIPFYFALYQAFNLLNYIDRNQAFSDLSVRALKNIKYCAVIISGLYVVALPFIYIIAEWDDAPGLILIGLVIAGASIVIAVFAAVLQKLLQEAIRIKSENDLTV; encoded by the coding sequence ATGAAACGTGGTTCAACTCTCTTTTTAAAAATAGCTGTCATCCTTATTGGAATGCCGGTTCTTGCTTTGTGCATATGGTTGCTTCCACAAATAGCAGCTGAAGCTTTTGAACAGGCAGCAAAGGGTGCAGAACTTGGCTATATTGTTATTACTATACTGACTATTATGTATCTATCGGCTATACCGTTCTATTTTGCACTTTATCAGGCTTTTAATCTTTTAAACTATATTGACCGGAACCAGGCCTTTTCAGATTTATCAGTAAGGGCATTGAAAAATATTAAATACTGCGCCGTTATCATCAGTGGTCTGTATGTGGTTGCCCTCCCATTCATCTATATTATAGCGGAGTGGGATGATGCGCCGGGTCTTATCTTAATCGGACTGGTTATTGCTGGTGCTTCCATTGTTATTGCAGTCTTTGCTGCGGTTCTCCAGAAACTTCTTCAAGAGGCCATTCGTATAAAATCCGAGAATGATTTAACGGTCTGA
- a CDS encoding alpha/beta fold hydrolase, with amino-acid sequence MPLTASKYIEVDPGVELFVYDVGEGDPIVFVPGFTFTAEVFHHQVEHFSKTHRVIVVDPRSHGRSTITVHGNDYVTHGTDLGKVLEQLDIRDVTLVGWSFGCFTVWEYGKQFGYDAVKKMVLIDMPPKSLSVKDEDWVEGSLDDIAGIYTSSLRSPQGHRAFIKDYITQVMVQRELSDEELAWLAGESLKTPYYIAANLFASGMFSDYREEAAQASQNVPTLTVLAEHWADTAKATMKEMTPESTLEVLGGHMMFWEYGERFNEIFEEFINRS; translated from the coding sequence ATGCCTTTAACAGCTTCAAAGTATATCGAAGTCGACCCTGGCGTTGAGCTTTTTGTTTATGATGTTGGAGAAGGGGATCCGATTGTTTTTGTTCCGGGCTTCACCTTTACAGCGGAAGTTTTTCATCATCAGGTCGAACACTTTTCAAAGACCCATAGAGTCATTGTCGTGGACCCAAGAAGTCATGGCCGTTCTACGATTACGGTCCATGGTAATGATTATGTCACCCATGGAACAGATTTAGGGAAGGTGCTGGAACAACTGGATATCAGGGATGTAACCCTTGTTGGCTGGTCCTTTGGCTGTTTTACGGTATGGGAATATGGGAAGCAGTTTGGCTATGACGCAGTGAAAAAGATGGTACTGATTGATATGCCGCCGAAGTCTCTGTCGGTGAAAGATGAGGACTGGGTGGAAGGCTCCCTCGACGATATTGCCGGAATTTACACATCGTCACTGCGAAGCCCTCAGGGACATAGGGCTTTTATCAAGGATTACATCACTCAGGTTATGGTTCAAAGAGAGTTGTCAGATGAGGAGCTTGCCTGGCTTGCAGGAGAATCCTTAAAAACTCCTTATTACATTGCGGCAAATCTGTTTGCATCCGGCATGTTCTCTGACTACCGGGAGGAGGCAGCACAAGCCAGTCAGAACGTACCTACTTTAACTGTACTGGCGGAGCATTGGGCGGATACTGCAAAGGCCACCATGAAAGAGATGACACCGGAAAGTACGCTTGAAGTCCTGGGTGGTCATATGATGTTCTGGGAGTACGGAGAGCGGTTTAACGAGATCTTTGAAGAGTTTATAAACAGGAGTTAG
- a CDS encoding DUF3139 domain-containing protein: MTRLHKIVLIVSTLLILILISPLIYVEVNKKIYENRVTDYLVEEQGYEKEDIASVKGVWGVKMPNFYTTVIFENEPYVEYTYFAHNGVGQFDYEVIDGEHKEINVEDLKNYE; encoded by the coding sequence TTGACAAGGCTTCACAAAATCGTTCTAATCGTTTCCACTCTTTTAATACTCATCCTTATTTCACCACTGATCTATGTGGAAGTAAATAAAAAAATCTATGAAAACAGAGTCACCGATTATCTTGTTGAAGAACAGGGTTATGAAAAGGAGGATATAGCATCCGTTAAGGGTGTCTGGGGGGTTAAAATGCCTAATTTTTATACAACTGTTATTTTTGAAAATGAACCCTACGTTGAGTATACCTACTTTGCCCACAATGGAGTCGGGCAATTTGACTATGAAGTTATTGACGGGGAGCATAAGGAAATCAACGTGGAGGATCTGAAAAATTATGAGTAA
- a CDS encoding 3-ketoacyl-ACP reductase yields MQSLEGKKALITGGSRGIGRATALELAREGVKLGLIARSEDSFTQIRNELNEMGATYVTAVADISQETAVQQAVKEITDQLGTIDILINNAGIGSYGPFMDIPTETWENLMNVNVLGMVHVTKAVLPGMIDQKQGDIMNISSMSGLKGTKGSSAYSASKFAVIGMSEALMQEVRPHNIRVSVFTPSLVETDLTRGDGERNPEKFTQPEDLAEYMTSILKLEQRSFIKTSAIWATNPF; encoded by the coding sequence ATGCAATCATTAGAAGGGAAGAAGGCTTTAATTACGGGAGGAAGCAGGGGAATTGGTCGTGCCACGGCTTTAGAGCTTGCCAGAGAAGGTGTGAAGCTCGGCTTAATTGCACGATCTGAAGATAGCTTTACCCAGATACGAAATGAGTTAAATGAAATGGGGGCAACCTATGTCACTGCCGTAGCAGATATTTCACAGGAGACTGCAGTTCAGCAGGCGGTCAAAGAGATCACGGATCAGCTTGGCACCATCGATATATTGATTAATAATGCCGGAATTGGGAGCTATGGACCTTTTATGGATATACCGACCGAGACGTGGGAAAATCTGATGAATGTTAATGTCCTGGGAATGGTTCATGTGACAAAAGCGGTTCTGCCGGGCATGATTGATCAGAAACAAGGGGATATAATGAACATTTCTTCCATGTCGGGACTTAAGGGTACGAAAGGCTCGAGTGCGTATAGTGCCTCAAAATTTGCCGTCATCGGGATGAGTGAAGCGTTAATGCAGGAGGTCCGTCCGCATAACATCCGGGTAAGCGTCTTTACCCCAAGCCTTGTAGAAACCGATCTTACCAGAGGAGATGGAGAAAGAAATCCGGAAAAATTCACACAGCCTGAGGATTTGGCTGAATATATGACCAGCATTCTGAAGCTTGAGCAAAGATCGTTTATCAAAACATCTGCTATATGGGCGACAAATCCTTTTTAA
- a CDS encoding iron ABC transporter permease produces the protein MLSIIHRSGILKVVINIVIIFALMFSVGMSVALGAVDIQLSTVWEALFDFDKDITSHQVIRELRLPRALAAAMVGAFLSVSGAMMQGMTRNPLASPSVMGVTHGASFVLVLMLAFFPAVSNLGLTFASFIGAGLAVTLIFMAGSLSAGGLTPVKLALAGVAIGTMLSSLSSVIALHFQLEKQLGFWLAGGLADANWTSVKVLMISGLIGMFIALSISKSITVLNLGEDIATGLGQNHFIIKVFGIITVLLLTGAAVSVAGVVGFVGLIVPHITRFIIGTDYGWIVPTSALAGALLLVLADIGARLINAPFETPVGALTSLIGVPFFLYLARGSSGEGKS, from the coding sequence ATGTTATCGATTATCCACCGTTCAGGTATTTTAAAAGTTGTTATCAATATTGTAATCATTTTTGCTTTAATGTTTTCCGTTGGTATGTCTGTAGCTTTAGGGGCTGTGGATATCCAATTGTCTACGGTCTGGGAGGCTCTGTTTGATTTTGATAAAGATATTACCTCCCATCAGGTCATCCGGGAGCTTCGACTTCCCAGGGCATTGGCAGCCGCGATGGTGGGAGCTTTCTTATCGGTATCAGGTGCCATGATGCAGGGAATGACCAGAAACCCATTGGCTTCCCCGTCCGTAATGGGAGTCACGCACGGTGCATCCTTTGTCCTTGTGCTGATGCTGGCCTTTTTTCCGGCTGTATCAAACCTTGGATTAACGTTTGCATCCTTTATAGGAGCAGGACTGGCTGTCACGCTCATATTTATGGCCGGTTCCTTATCAGCAGGGGGACTTACTCCCGTAAAACTAGCTTTAGCCGGGGTCGCCATTGGTACAATGCTGAGTTCCTTATCATCGGTAATTGCTCTACATTTCCAGCTCGAAAAACAACTCGGCTTTTGGCTCGCCGGGGGATTGGCTGATGCGAATTGGACTTCTGTTAAAGTTTTAATGATATCCGGTCTTATAGGCATGTTTATTGCCTTAAGTATTTCCAAATCAATTACAGTCCTGAACCTTGGTGAAGATATTGCAACAGGGCTTGGACAGAATCATTTTATAATCAAGGTTTTTGGGATCATAACGGTTTTACTTTTAACCGGGGCCGCCGTATCCGTAGCAGGAGTGGTCGGCTTTGTCGGATTAATTGTCCCGCATATCACCCGGTTTATTATTGGCACGGATTATGGCTGGATTGTACCGACATCAGCTTTAGCAGGTGCACTCTTACTGGTATTAGCGGATATTGGAGCCCGTTTAATTAATGCACCCTTTGAAACCCCGGTAGGAGCCCTTACATCTCTTATTGGAGTTCCTTTTTTCTTGTATCTTGCCCGTGGCAGTAGTGGGGAGGGAAAATCATGA